Proteins found in one Streptomyces sp. NBC_00461 genomic segment:
- a CDS encoding SHOCT domain-containing protein, producing MQTLANWNGGPGPWILFFPLIWAAVVIGAVTLVRRTAWRGRRGPWRPMDDPRPSGDSPLAVLGRRFASGEIDEDEYWRRMSVLDEQFGRSKGGAA from the coding sequence ATGCAGACACTCGCGAACTGGAACGGCGGCCCCGGCCCGTGGATCCTCTTCTTCCCGCTGATCTGGGCGGCCGTCGTGATCGGCGCCGTGACCCTGGTGCGCCGCACCGCCTGGCGCGGCCGCCGTGGACCCTGGCGGCCCATGGACGATCCGCGCCCCTCCGGTGACTCGCCGCTCGCCGTGCTCGGCCGCCGCTTCGCCTCCGGTGAGATCGACGAGGACGAGTACTGGCGCCGGATGTCCGTCCTGGACGAGCAGTTCGGCCGCAGCAAGGGCGGTGCGGCGTGA
- a CDS encoding ABC transporter ATP-binding protein: MTTTTAVRTAARVVDAVKVYGRGDTEVRALDGVSVDFPVGRFTAIMGPSGSGKSTLMHCAAGLDTLSSGAAYIGDVDLGGLDDRHLTLLRRDRVGFVFQAFNLVPTLSVAENITLPLDLAGGSGDPEWIEALIDVVGLRDRLHHRPSELSGGQQQRVAVARAFAGQPDVVFADEPTGNLDSRSGGEVLGLLGRAVRRTARTVVMVTHDPVAAAHADEVVFLADGRLVDRMQSPTADRVLDRMKAFEVPS, from the coding sequence GTGACCACCACGACCGCCGTCCGCACGGCCGCCCGGGTCGTCGACGCAGTGAAGGTCTACGGCCGCGGTGACACCGAGGTGAGGGCCCTGGACGGGGTGAGCGTCGACTTCCCGGTCGGCCGCTTCACCGCGATCATGGGGCCCTCGGGTTCCGGCAAGTCCACCCTGATGCACTGCGCCGCCGGCCTCGACACGCTCAGCTCGGGTGCCGCCTACATCGGCGACGTCGACCTGGGCGGCCTCGACGACCGCCACCTCACCCTCCTGCGCCGCGACCGCGTCGGCTTCGTCTTCCAGGCGTTCAACCTGGTGCCGACGCTGAGCGTCGCGGAGAACATCACGCTGCCGCTGGACCTCGCCGGCGGCAGCGGGGACCCGGAGTGGATCGAGGCGCTCATCGACGTCGTCGGCCTGCGCGACCGCCTCCACCACCGTCCCTCCGAACTCTCCGGCGGCCAGCAACAACGCGTCGCCGTGGCCCGGGCGTTCGCCGGCCAGCCGGACGTCGTCTTCGCCGACGAGCCGACCGGCAACCTCGACTCCCGCTCGGGCGGAGAGGTCCTCGGGCTGCTCGGCCGCGCCGTGCGCCGGACCGCCCGCACCGTCGTCATGGTCACCCACGACCCGGTGGCCGCCGCCCACGCCGACGAGGTCGTCTTCCTCGCCGACGGACGCCTGGTCGACCGTATGCAGTCCCCCACCGCCGACCGGGTCCTGGACCGCATGAAAGCCTTCGAGGTGCCCTCATGA
- a CDS encoding ABC transporter permease, translating into MNTAVRLSLSSLRAHKRRFAGTFLAVFLGVAFLAGTLVMGDTLRASFDSMFGNATIGTDAVVRSADTITTPGESQGVRQPVDTALVSTLETVPGVAAAAPDIEGAGQLVGRNGKPIGGQGPPTLAGNWITDSRLNPYQLAEGRAPRKSGEVVVNRGAAKKGDLKIGDTTTLRTPDPVEVTVVGLATFGGEDGMAQVTFTGMTRTDAEKYLTARPGEAASIKVRAGPGVSEKDLVDRLTPVLPKGVEAITGQESAQENTDMISSQFLTVFTTFLLVFSGIALLVATFSIHNTFAIVVAQRTRENALLRALGASRRQVTATTLVEASAVAVAASVAGLAGGVGIAAGLQALFPAIGFPFPDGNLVINALSMALPLAVGIVVCLGSALLPAARAGRTAPLAALRETAVDASGASRTRAVTGMGLAALAVAVTLSGVLVSPSVWLAGLGAVLALVSFVVLGPVASSTAVRILGGPLDTLRGVTGSLARRNALRSPKRTAATASALMIGVAVVSLFTVFGASLKATMDQTVSRSFAGDVAVSTPSFGAGGSGLSPRLAGAIQQLPEVDTAVGLGRGVAEVDGRGRALTVTDPVALERTFDLGKVQGSLRDLGTDGIAITRAEADKQHLTTGEKARLAFTDGKKQTFTVRAVYGRSELAGDYLITRAAWAPHRTQDSDALVAVSFREGVSTDAGKAAVRHVADRYGNPEVQTRDEYAQSSAGGIDMMLTLVYALLALAVLIALLGIANTLTLAIHERTRELGLLRAVGQTRSQLRAMVRWESVLVAAFGTVGGLGLGAFLGWVLVKASDGVSDSAFAFAIPPVQLVIVALVGLAAGALAGLRPARRAARLDVLRAIATE; encoded by the coding sequence ATGAACACCGCCGTACGCCTGAGCCTGTCCTCGCTGCGTGCCCACAAACGACGCTTCGCCGGCACCTTCCTCGCCGTGTTCCTCGGCGTCGCCTTCCTGGCCGGCACCCTCGTCATGGGCGACACACTGCGTGCCAGCTTCGACAGCATGTTCGGCAACGCGACGATCGGCACCGACGCCGTCGTCCGCAGCGCGGACACGATCACCACACCCGGTGAGAGCCAGGGCGTACGGCAGCCCGTCGACACGGCCCTGGTGAGCACCCTGGAGACGGTGCCCGGTGTCGCGGCCGCCGCGCCCGACATCGAAGGCGCCGGCCAACTCGTCGGCAGGAACGGCAAGCCCATCGGCGGCCAGGGGCCGCCCACCCTCGCAGGCAACTGGATCACCGACTCCAGGCTCAACCCGTACCAGCTCGCCGAGGGCCGCGCCCCGCGGAAGTCCGGCGAGGTCGTCGTCAACCGCGGCGCCGCGAAGAAGGGCGATCTGAAGATCGGCGACACCACCACACTGCGCACCCCGGACCCGGTCGAGGTGACGGTCGTCGGGCTGGCGACCTTCGGCGGCGAGGACGGCATGGCCCAGGTGACCTTCACCGGCATGACCCGCACCGACGCCGAGAAGTACCTCACCGCCAGGCCCGGCGAGGCGGCGAGCATCAAGGTGCGAGCAGGACCCGGCGTCAGCGAGAAGGACCTCGTCGACCGGCTGACTCCCGTACTGCCCAAGGGCGTTGAGGCCATCACGGGTCAGGAGTCGGCCCAGGAGAACACCGACATGATCTCCAGCCAGTTCCTCACCGTCTTCACCACCTTCCTGCTCGTGTTCTCCGGCATCGCCCTGCTGGTCGCGACCTTCTCCATCCACAACACCTTCGCGATCGTCGTAGCCCAACGCACCCGCGAAAACGCCCTGTTGCGAGCCCTCGGTGCCTCCCGCCGCCAGGTCACCGCGACGACCCTCGTCGAGGCGAGCGCCGTCGCCGTGGCCGCTTCGGTCGCGGGACTTGCCGGCGGTGTCGGCATCGCGGCCGGCCTGCAGGCCCTATTCCCCGCGATCGGATTCCCCTTCCCCGACGGCAACTTGGTGATCAACGCACTGTCCATGGCGCTGCCGCTCGCGGTCGGCATCGTGGTCTGCCTGGGCTCCGCGCTCCTGCCCGCCGCCCGGGCCGGCCGCACCGCTCCGCTGGCCGCCCTGCGCGAGACGGCCGTCGACGCCTCCGGCGCCTCCCGCACGCGTGCCGTCACCGGTATGGGCCTCGCCGCCCTCGCCGTGGCCGTGACGCTCAGCGGCGTCCTGGTCTCACCGTCCGTCTGGCTGGCGGGACTTGGCGCCGTCCTCGCCCTGGTCTCGTTCGTGGTCCTCGGTCCGGTCGCGTCCTCGACGGCCGTACGGATCCTCGGCGGCCCCCTCGACACACTGCGCGGCGTCACCGGCTCCCTCGCCCGCCGCAACGCCCTGCGCAGCCCCAAGCGGACCGCCGCCACCGCGAGCGCCCTGATGATCGGCGTGGCCGTCGTCTCGCTGTTCACCGTCTTCGGCGCCTCGCTGAAGGCGACCATGGACCAGACCGTGTCACGGTCCTTCGCCGGCGACGTCGCCGTCAGCACACCGTCGTTCGGCGCGGGCGGCAGCGGCCTGAGCCCCCGGCTCGCCGGGGCGATCCAGCAGCTGCCCGAGGTCGACACGGCCGTAGGACTCGGCCGCGGAGTCGCCGAAGTCGACGGCAGGGGACGGGCGTTGACCGTCACCGACCCGGTGGCGCTGGAACGCACCTTCGACCTCGGAAAGGTGCAGGGGTCCCTGCGCGACCTCGGCACCGACGGCATCGCCATCACCAGGGCGGAAGCCGACAAGCAGCACCTCACCACCGGGGAGAAGGCCCGACTCGCCTTCACGGACGGCAAGAAGCAGACCTTCACGGTCCGCGCCGTCTACGGCCGGTCCGAACTCGCCGGCGACTACCTCATCACCCGTGCCGCCTGGGCCCCGCACCGTACCCAGGACTCCGACGCGCTCGTCGCCGTCTCCTTCAGGGAGGGTGTGAGCACGGACGCGGGCAAGGCAGCCGTGCGGCATGTCGCCGACCGCTACGGCAACCCCGAGGTGCAGACCCGCGACGAGTACGCGCAGTCCTCGGCCGGCGGCATCGACATGATGCTGACCCTCGTCTACGCCCTGCTCGCCCTCGCGGTCCTCATCGCGCTGCTGGGCATCGCCAACACCCTGACCCTGGCGATCCACGAACGCACCCGCGAACTGGGCCTGCTCAGGGCCGTCGGGCAGACCCGCTCCCAGCTGCGGGCCATGGTCCGGTGGGAGTCGGTGCTCGTCGCCGCCTTCGGCACGGTCGGCGGCCTGGGCCTCGGCGCCTTCCTCGGCTGG